The following proteins are encoded in a genomic region of Rhizobium sp. ZPR4:
- a CDS encoding NUDIX hydrolase — MASSLSAQQKALRRSESFLSELASHTDELLHGRVHEQYAAICYRRVPDCDHAEMLVVTSRESGRWVVPKGWPIKGKKPHEVAAIEAYEEAGVRGKVKKKPFGYFTYLKQLADGSRVPCIVELHLLEVDQTLQDFPERGQRRIEWVSFIEAANRVREPELKGLLLAAERKVRKTKGKK; from the coding sequence ATGGCTTCTTCACTCTCAGCACAGCAAAAGGCCTTACGACGATCGGAGAGTTTTCTGTCCGAGCTTGCGTCTCACACGGACGAGTTGCTGCACGGCCGGGTCCACGAACAATATGCGGCCATCTGCTACAGGAGGGTGCCCGACTGCGACCATGCCGAGATGCTCGTCGTCACCAGCCGGGAAAGCGGCCGATGGGTCGTCCCCAAGGGTTGGCCCATCAAGGGCAAGAAGCCGCATGAGGTTGCCGCTATTGAGGCTTATGAAGAAGCCGGTGTGCGCGGCAAGGTGAAGAAAAAGCCTTTCGGCTATTTTACCTATCTGAAACAGCTCGCCGACGGCAGCCGCGTTCCCTGTATCGTCGAACTGCATCTGCTGGAGGTCGACCAGACGCTCCAGGACTTTCCGGAGCGAGGCCAGCGCCGCATCGAGTGGGTTTCTTTCATCGAAGCAGCCAATCGTGTGCGTGAGCCGGAGCTCAAGGGGCTTCTGCTTGCGGCTGAGCGGAAAGTGCGCAAGACAAAAGGCAAGAAGTGA
- a CDS encoding outer membrane protein — protein sequence MRKFLGTTVFLLATVAGSSVYAADLATSTPPQAPIETAPVFSWTGFYVGVNAGGGFGGNDDVGFHSFGSYLGRFGKLEGSGFLGGGQIGYNYQFDPNWVIGLEADFQGADISDSFRNGTASASSKIDWYGTVRPRIGYAYDNTLFYGTGGLAYGHVNYKGAIGGLGFDDDKTKAGWTVGAGIEHAFTDHVTAKLEYQYVDFGSSNMGGNELNSKASLDFHAVRVGLNYKF from the coding sequence ATGCGCAAGTTTTTGGGGACTACAGTTTTCTTGTTGGCGACGGTTGCCGGGAGTTCCGTCTATGCGGCAGATCTCGCGACTTCCACGCCGCCTCAGGCTCCTATCGAGACGGCGCCGGTATTTTCGTGGACCGGCTTCTATGTCGGTGTGAATGCCGGCGGTGGTTTCGGTGGTAACGATGATGTCGGTTTCCATTCCTTCGGAAGTTACCTTGGCAGATTTGGCAAGCTCGAAGGATCCGGCTTCCTCGGAGGCGGCCAGATCGGCTACAACTATCAGTTCGACCCCAACTGGGTAATCGGCCTCGAAGCGGATTTCCAGGGCGCTGACATCAGCGACTCGTTCAGAAATGGCACCGCGAGTGCGTCTTCCAAGATCGACTGGTATGGCACCGTCCGTCCCCGCATCGGTTACGCCTATGACAATACCTTGTTCTACGGTACCGGCGGTCTCGCCTATGGCCATGTCAATTACAAAGGCGCAATCGGCGGCCTAGGTTTCGATGACGACAAGACCAAAGCCGGTTGGACGGTGGGTGCCGGCATCGAACACGCCTTCACCGATCATGTGACAGCGAAACTCGAATATCAGTATGTCGATTTCGGCAGCAGCAACATGGGCGGGAACGAGCTTAATTCCAAAGCCAGCCTCGATTTCCATGCTGTTCGGGTAGGTCTGAACTACAAGTTCTGA
- a CDS encoding dicarboxylate/amino acid:cation symporter — MIAPIAAAETRAKVPFYRHLYVQVLTAIAAGILLGHYYPQLGTSLQPLGDAFIKLVRMVIAPVIFLTVTTGIAGMSDLKKFGRVVGKAFIYFLTFSTLALIVGLIVANVVQPGAGMHINPATLDTKAVTNYAAQAHDASVVGFLMNIIPDTIVGAFAKGDILQVLFFSVVFGIALGAAGERGRPVVDFLQALTTPIFRMVALLMKFAPIGAFGAMAFTIGKYGIGTIANLAFLIGTFYATSLLFVLVVLGAVARYNGFSILALIRYIKEELLLVLGTSSSEAALPGLMNKMERAGCKRSVVGLVIPTGYSFNLDGTNIYMTLAALFIAQATDTPLALGDQILLLLVAMLSSKGAAGITGAGFITLAATLAVVPSVPIAGMALILGIDRFMSECRALTNFVGNAVATVVVARWENELDQTKFAAAMAGQLGEEIEAPALQAAE, encoded by the coding sequence ATGATTGCTCCCATCGCCGCCGCGGAAACGCGCGCCAAAGTTCCCTTTTACCGGCATCTCTATGTGCAGGTTCTCACCGCCATCGCTGCGGGCATACTGCTCGGCCATTACTATCCGCAGCTCGGCACGTCGTTGCAGCCGCTCGGCGATGCCTTCATCAAGCTGGTGCGCATGGTCATTGCGCCCGTTATCTTCCTGACGGTTACGACCGGCATTGCCGGCATGTCCGATCTAAAGAAATTCGGCCGCGTCGTCGGCAAGGCATTCATCTACTTCCTGACCTTCTCAACGTTGGCGCTTATCGTCGGCCTCATCGTTGCCAACGTCGTGCAGCCAGGCGCCGGCATGCATATCAATCCGGCCACTCTGGATACGAAGGCTGTCACCAATTATGCGGCTCAGGCGCATGATGCCTCTGTCGTCGGCTTCTTGATGAACATCATCCCGGATACGATCGTCGGTGCCTTCGCCAAGGGCGACATTCTCCAGGTGCTGTTCTTCTCGGTCGTCTTCGGCATCGCGCTCGGCGCAGCCGGAGAACGCGGCCGTCCGGTCGTTGACTTCCTGCAGGCACTGACCACCCCGATCTTCCGGATGGTAGCGCTTCTGATGAAATTTGCGCCGATCGGCGCCTTCGGCGCCATGGCATTTACCATCGGCAAGTATGGCATCGGCACGATTGCCAACCTGGCCTTCCTGATCGGCACTTTCTACGCCACGTCGCTGTTGTTTGTTCTCGTGGTGCTTGGCGCTGTTGCTCGCTACAACGGCTTCTCGATCCTGGCGCTGATCCGCTACATCAAGGAAGAGCTGCTGCTGGTTCTCGGCACCTCGTCTTCGGAAGCCGCTCTTCCCGGCCTGATGAACAAGATGGAACGCGCGGGCTGCAAGCGCTCCGTCGTTGGCCTCGTCATCCCGACCGGCTACTCCTTCAACCTTGACGGCACGAACATCTACATGACGCTGGCAGCACTCTTCATTGCGCAGGCGACCGACACGCCGTTGGCGCTTGGTGACCAGATCCTGCTGCTGCTCGTCGCGATGCTGAGCTCCAAGGGCGCTGCCGGCATCACCGGTGCGGGCTTCATCACGCTTGCCGCCACGCTCGCAGTCGTGCCTTCGGTTCCGATCGCCGGCATGGCGCTGATCCTCGGCATCGACCGTTTCATGTCGGAGTGCCGTGCGCTAACCAACTTCGTCGGCAATGCGGTTGCCACGGTCGTCGTCGCCCGCTGGGAAAACGAGCTCGACCAGACCAAGTTTGCCGCCGCCATGGCGGGGCAATTGGGCGAAGAAATCGAAGCGCCTGCGCTGCAGGCCGCCGAGTAG
- a CDS encoding sensor histidine kinase encodes MHNTGMLQRPVHERFLTPEQLGRRARRVWFVFAFLSAAVIAAGLYGANFYGRLSAIEMLQRQGHTDANLKVALLRAVLERPRALPLLLADDQQVRDALADQRTDDIVSLDRKLESLVSGTSASVLYVTGKDGVAMASSNWREPLSFVGNDYSFRDYFRKAMETGTAEHYALGTVSNRPGLYISRRVGDVGSALGVVVVKMEFDQLEADWSETGRPAYVTDERGVVLITSLPSWRFMTTAPLAREEAAAIRKSLQFGAAPLSPLPVSHPEKVGPDATIVRAILPGSSAAEYLRLTVAIPSTPWQLGYLIPTDQAIASSVRETRFLTLTVLLPILAFAAFLLRRRDVSAMQIAVSRIAREELERRVLERTEDLSQARDRLEAEIADHRATEAKLQGVQQDLVQANRLAILGQVAAGVAHEINQPVATIRAYAENAHVFLDRHQTEPVKENLSAIAALTERIGTITEELKAFARKGRTAPEPVDLRSVIEGAVVLLRSRFAGRLDALKIELPPTGLGVVGTRIRLEQVLINLFQNALEALEGRNQPKVEVSVHETSGEVEIVVSDNGPGIPAAILDSLFTPFNTSKEKGLGLGLVISKDIVVDYGGRIDVESNDSGTRFTVHLRKATP; translated from the coding sequence ATGCACAATACGGGAATGCTGCAGCGCCCGGTCCACGAACGATTTTTGACGCCCGAGCAACTGGGTCGGCGCGCTCGTCGGGTCTGGTTCGTTTTCGCGTTTCTAAGTGCGGCCGTCATTGCGGCCGGTCTTTATGGCGCGAATTTTTATGGCCGCCTCTCGGCAATAGAAATGCTGCAAAGGCAGGGTCACACGGATGCAAACCTCAAAGTCGCTCTCTTGCGAGCCGTCCTCGAACGTCCCCGGGCCTTGCCGCTGCTGCTCGCCGATGATCAGCAGGTACGGGATGCCCTCGCCGACCAGCGCACCGACGACATCGTCTCGCTGGATCGCAAGCTCGAAAGCCTGGTTTCCGGCACCAGTGCATCCGTCCTCTACGTTACCGGCAAGGACGGCGTTGCCATGGCCTCCAGCAACTGGCGGGAGCCTTTGAGCTTCGTCGGCAACGACTATTCCTTCCGTGATTACTTCCGCAAAGCCATGGAAACGGGGACCGCCGAACATTATGCGCTCGGCACGGTTAGCAATCGCCCAGGCCTCTATATTTCCCGCCGCGTCGGCGATGTCGGCTCTGCTCTCGGTGTCGTCGTGGTGAAGATGGAGTTCGATCAGCTGGAGGCCGACTGGAGTGAGACCGGTCGCCCCGCTTACGTGACCGACGAACGCGGCGTCGTGCTCATCACCAGCCTGCCCTCTTGGCGCTTCATGACGACCGCTCCCCTTGCGCGCGAGGAAGCCGCCGCTATTCGCAAAAGCCTGCAGTTCGGCGCGGCGCCGCTTTCGCCCCTTCCGGTCAGCCATCCCGAGAAAGTCGGCCCGGATGCAACCATCGTGCGCGCCATTCTGCCCGGAAGCAGTGCCGCGGAATACTTGCGGCTGACGGTTGCGATTCCATCGACGCCCTGGCAGCTCGGCTATCTGATCCCGACCGATCAGGCGATCGCCTCCTCCGTGCGCGAGACGCGCTTCCTTACCTTGACCGTCCTGCTGCCGATCCTCGCCTTTGCGGCTTTCCTGCTGCGCCGCCGCGATGTCTCCGCCATGCAGATCGCCGTCAGCAGGATCGCGCGTGAAGAGCTGGAACGCCGGGTTCTTGAGCGCACGGAAGACCTGAGCCAGGCCCGCGACCGGCTGGAGGCGGAAATTGCCGACCACCGTGCGACGGAAGCCAAGCTGCAGGGCGTGCAGCAGGATCTCGTACAGGCCAATCGCCTTGCCATTCTTGGCCAGGTCGCCGCCGGCGTCGCCCATGAGATCAATCAACCGGTTGCGACGATTCGCGCCTATGCGGAAAATGCGCATGTTTTTCTCGACCGGCATCAGACGGAGCCGGTGAAGGAAAACCTATCGGCGATCGCAGCATTGACGGAACGTATCGGTACGATCACCGAAGAACTGAAGGCCTTCGCCCGCAAGGGAAGGACCGCCCCGGAGCCGGTCGACCTTAGGAGCGTGATCGAAGGAGCCGTCGTCCTGCTCAGGAGCCGCTTTGCCGGCCGCCTGGATGCGCTCAAGATCGAGTTGCCGCCAACGGGGCTTGGTGTTGTCGGCACGCGCATCCGGCTGGAGCAGGTGTTGATCAACCTCTTTCAGAATGCTCTGGAGGCCCTGGAAGGCCGCAACCAGCCCAAGGTTGAGGTGTCGGTACATGAAACTTCGGGTGAGGTCGAGATCGTGGTTTCGGACAACGGGCCTGGCATTCCAGCGGCGATCCTCGATTCACTGTTTACACCCTTCAATACGTCCAAGGAAAAGGGCCTCGGTCTTGGTCTCGTCATTTCAAAGGATATCGTCGTCGATTATGGCGGTCGGATCGATGTCGAGAGCAATGACAGCGGCACCCGCTTCACCGTCCATTTGCGCAAGGCCACACCATGA
- a CDS encoding helix-turn-helix transcriptional regulator: MSITPNNIDSSKVSTVPDGEIAAAVRQAREAIGYTIDDLSETCGLTSEEITEIEAGAEADPAKLRRIATALQVPPSTFFIV, translated from the coding sequence ATGTCCATTACTCCGAATAATATCGATAGTTCAAAGGTTTCTACCGTACCTGATGGTGAGATTGCTGCTGCCGTGCGGCAGGCGCGTGAAGCCATCGGTTACACGATTGACGACCTCTCCGAGACCTGTGGCCTCACCAGTGAGGAAATCACTGAAATCGAGGCTGGTGCTGAGGCCGATCCGGCGAAACTTCGCCGTATTGCCACCGCATTACAGGTTCCGCCGTCGACTTTCTTCATCGTTTGA
- a CDS encoding DUF982 domain-containing protein → MGRNDKSFGADLDNGARLVNSISVDVFTAQTNLDSRLALPPEPPQAGEGDLGQAADEGDKLAALDKIARDMTLLATLVTRRRHTKSENTDDEDPTPSFEALDEPVGSAFAPLGIAMQDGDEVQSINSIAQAVEYLTTKWPIRYGDAFEEALQACIDGVKGRVSPEQVRSAFLKAAGAAGIRVIP, encoded by the coding sequence ATGGGGCGGAATGATAAGAGTTTTGGCGCCGACCTCGATAACGGTGCGCGGCTTGTTAATTCGATCTCTGTTGATGTTTTCACTGCTCAAACGAACCTAGATAGTCGTCTGGCGTTGCCGCCGGAGCCGCCGCAGGCGGGAGAGGGCGATCTGGGCCAGGCGGCGGACGAAGGCGACAAGCTTGCAGCCCTGGATAAGATTGCACGGGATATGACGTTGCTGGCTACGCTGGTGACGAGGCGGCGGCACACAAAGTCCGAAAATACCGACGATGAAGATCCAACGCCGTCCTTCGAGGCGTTGGACGAGCCCGTAGGGTCGGCATTCGCGCCGCTCGGAATTGCAATGCAGGATGGGGACGAGGTTCAATCCATCAATTCGATCGCACAGGCTGTCGAGTATCTGACGACGAAATGGCCGATACGCTACGGAGATGCGTTTGAAGAGGCGCTGCAGGCCTGCATCGACGGTGTCAAAGGCAGGGTTTCACCTGAACAGGTTCGCTCTGCTTTCCTCAAGGCAGCGGGCGCGGCCGGTATTCGTGTAATTCCCTGA